Proteins encoded together in one Coffea arabica cultivar ET-39 chromosome 2c, Coffea Arabica ET-39 HiFi, whole genome shotgun sequence window:
- the LOC113727524 gene encoding uncharacterized protein: MDISEKLSEAMKLNEEKKNRVQALMYLATSEWKEYDGHLLQMQNCFEECFNGLESKQEKLKLVQESVSQSMTKLDVRRVWVEQMFKELGKKEKLMKELLQRMEEKEMLLGKYKDFVDEKIKDLALKEGHFQGLFGELRLFQHQMERRENEIDEKEKRLEKRKEELEVREGILELKLKLVSIRGCDEDEKAGDNAPYNPPPLKRCGNLAWGSGKILDADEEVMNLEEESSHRSKRSCIDGKNAGQVTADDLGKSGLGDIDVKEVMAKAFCTQNIIVIDDSDSDTDSKDNNVSNPINSPGSFYDDTEKEKLVSRFKYGQTWACYDGKDIIPRAYAQIMTVFQSGGIIRLGVAWLKPLWGFPGENKWINAGLPVGCGMFEWERTSVEAATVFSHQVCCLEKVHNRYCVLPGAGETWAIYKDWDIFAWACDPENHRQCKYEIVEVLEYQTSGSSLFDIRVACLDKMGGSLNSFQRRRQDEDGSFLIRSSNLYRFSHKVPSVRKACNVPGDVSDVTFDIEPESMPPGL; the protein is encoded by the exons atggacaTTTCAGAAAAATTATCTGAGGCAATGAAACTcaatgaagaaaagaagaacAGAGTCCAAGCTCTAATGTACTTGGCGACAAGTGAATGGAAGGAATATGATGGCCATTTATTACAGATGCAGAACTGTTTCGAGGAATGCTTTAATGGGCTTGAGTCAAAACAGGAGAAATTGAAGCTGGTTCAAGAATCAGTCAGCCAGAGCATGACAAAACTTGATGTAAGGAGAGTATGGGTAGAGCAGATGTTTAAGGAGTTAGGTAAAAAGGAAAAGTTGATGAAAGAGCTTCTGCAGAGGATGGAAGAGAAGGAAATGCTGCTTGGGAAGTATAAGGATTTTGTCGATGAAAAGATAAAGGATCTTGCTTTAAAAGAGGGGCATTTTCAGGGTCTTTTTGGGGAGCTCAGGCTGTTTCAACATCAGATGGAGAGAAGGGAAAATGAGATTgatgagaaagagaaaagattAGAGAAGCGCAAGGAAGAACTTGAAGTGAGGGAGGGGATTTTGGAGTTAAAGTTGAAACTTGTTTCGATTCGCGGGTgtgatgaagatgagaaggCGGGGGATAATGCACCTTATAATCCTCCACCATTGAAGAGATGTGGTAACCTGGCATGGGGCTCCGGAAAAATTCTTGATGCTGATGAAGAAGTGATGAACTTGGAAGAAGAAAGCAGCCATCGGTCTAAAAGAAGCTGCATAGATGGAAAAAATGCTGGACAGGTTACAGCTGATGATCTTGGTAAATCAG GGTTGGGTGATATAGACGTAAAAGAAGTCATGGCAAAGGCTTTTTGCACTCAAAATATCATAGTTATTGATGATTCTGACTCAGATACTGATTCCAAGGACAATAATGTTTCAAATCCGATTAATAGTCCTGGTTCTTTCTATGATGATACTGAGAAGGAGAAACTAGTTAGTCGATTTAAGTATGGTCAAACCTGGGCTTGTTATGATGGAAAAGATATTATACCAAGAGCTTATGCCCAAATCATGACAGTTTTCCAAAGCGGTGGAATAATTAGGCTTGGTGTTGCTTGGCTCAAGCCTTTATGGGGGTTTCCTGGTGAAAACAAGTGGATCAATGCTGGCTTACCAGTTGGCTGTGGGATGTTTGAATGGGAGAGAACAAGTGTGGAAGCTGCAACTGTATTCTCACATCAAGTTTGTTGTCTTGAAAAAGTGCACAATCGTTACTGCGTACTTCCTGGTGCAGGAGAGACTTGGGCCATTTATAAGGACTGGGATATATTTGCCTGGGCCTGTGACCCAGAAAATCATAGGCAGTGTAAGTATGAAATTGTGGAGGTTCTTGAATATCAGACAAGTGGTTCTTCACTATTTGACATTAGAGTTGCTTGCTTGGACAAAATGGGAGGATCGTTAAATTCATTTCAGAGAAGAAGACAGGATGAGGATGGTTCATTTCTGATAAGGTCTAGTAACCTCTATAGGTTCTCACATAAAGTACCCTCTGTTCGGAAGGCCTGCAATGTTCCTGGTGATGTTTCAGATGTTACGTTTGACATTGAACCTGAATCCATGCCTCCAGGACTTTGA
- the LOC113727525 gene encoding uncharacterized protein — protein sequence MDPVERISEALELNEEKRNSLQTLMGFVMLQCKDVEEHLKLLKSSFSESFTELQSREMLLKSAQESGRKSFQEFDSRRKWIEEMLKKVEGKENLAIGILQEMEKKEKQFGSTVDEKLREICLKEQQVEGLIREMSIIQNEMEIRANELDLKEKKLDELENELGVREKILELTVELNHQKRELVTIQKSQKQGAKEPDSVNQVYSAEVRPECRKRCRDSLVVEPRKKNDVDAQGSDMGEKCSNRSKRTCVDEKDAEQVKALDDVGELYSDSAENSDSGSSYRPSSSEEIDNIHINLNDSESDSDLKEINGVSNSFDGADSLFVNIQKKDRLENMFEAGQTWACFDGKDSLPRSYATIAKVLKTNWNLRMQITWLKPVPWSRCEKKWINAGLPVGCGLFKRGMRKTLYPNAFSHQVSCMKLEKCMRKSKPYFIRPRKGETWAIYKDWDIAIWSSHPENQRKWEYEIVEILSYEVDLWGIRVACLEKLQGHMSSFQRSKNESVLIRPNSYFRFSHRVPSAQMTCNERVSVPDGVFELDPKCLPPGV from the coding sequence ATGGATCCTGTGGAGAGGATATCTGAGGCTCTGGAGCTCAATGAAGAGAAACGAAACAGCCTCCAAACTTTGATGGGCTTCGTGATGCTCCAGTGCAAAGATGTTGAGGAGCACCTGAAGCTTTTAAAGAGTTCTTTCAGTGAAAGCTTCACTGAGCTTCAGTCCAGAGAGATGCTCTTGAAGTCAGCCCAGGAATCAGGTAGGAAGAGCTTTCAAGAATTTGATTCAAGGAGAAAATGGATAGAGGAGATGTTGAAGAAAGTGGAGGGAAAAGAGAACCTGGCAATAGGGATTCTGCAGGaaatggaaaagaaggaaaagcaaTTTGGGAGCACTGTTGATGAAAAGCTCAGGGAAATTTGTTTAAAAGAGCAGCAAGTTGAGGGCCTGATTCGAGAGATGAGCATAATTCAGAATGAGATGGAGATAAGGGCAAATGAGCTTGATTTAAAGGAGAAGAAGTTGGATGAGCTTGAAAATGAACTTGGAGTAAGGGAGAAGATTTTGGAGTTAACTGTGGAACTTAATCATCAAAAGAGAGAACTTGTAACAATACAAAAATCCCAGAAACAGGGTGCCAAAGAACCTGATTCAGTGAATCAGGTGTACTCTGCAGAAGTGAGGCCTGAATGCAGGAAAAGGTGTAGGGATTCATTAGTGGTGGAACCCAGAAAAAAGAATGATGTTGATGCACAAGGCTCGGACATGGGAGAAAAATGCAGCAACCGTTCCAAAAGAACTTGCGTCGATGAAAAAGATGCTGAACAAGTCAAGGCCCTTGATGATGTTGGTGAGTTATATTCAGATTCCGCTGAAAATTCAGATTCAGGATCGAGTTATAGGCCTAGTAGTTCAGAGGAGATTGACAACATTCATATTAATCTTAACGATTCTGAATCTGATTCAGATTTAAAGGAAATTAATGGAGTGTCAAATTCTTTTGACGGAGCAGACTCATTATTTGTCAATATTCAGAAGAAGGATAGACTTGAGAACATGTTCGAAGCTGGGCAAACGTGGGCTTGTTTTGATGGAAAAGATAGCTTGCCAAGATCATACGCCACAATCGCAAAGGTTCTCAAAACAAATTGGAATCTGAGGATGCAAATTACATGGCTTAAGCCCGTTCCATGGTCAAGATGTGAGAAGAAGTGGATAAACGCAGGCTTACCTGTTGGTTGTGGATTGTTTAAACGTGGGATGAGAAAAACCTTATATCCCAATGCTTTCTCTCATCAGGTGTCCTGTATGAAGCTGGAGAAATGCATGCGGAAGTCCAAGCCTTACTTCATTCGACCGAGAAAAGGAGAGACTTGGGCTATTTATAAGGACTGGGATATTGCTATTTGGAGCTCTCACCCAGAAAACCAGAGAAAATGGGAGTATGAAATTGTGGAGATTCTGTCTTATGAGGTGGATCTTTGGGGCATTCGAGTTGCTTGCTTAGAAAAATTGCAGGGGCACATGAGTTCATTTCAGAGAAGCAAGAATGAATCAGTTCTGATAAGGCCTAATAGCTACTTTAGGTTCTCCCACAGAGTGCCTTCGGCTCAGATGACCTGCAATGAGAGGGTCAGTGTCCCTGATGGTGTTTTTGAGCTCGATCCTAAGTGCCTACCTCCTGGAGTGTGA
- the LOC113705704 gene encoding uncharacterized protein produces the protein MGLGNTIVEKNESSNQDRAKAMIFLRHHLDEGLKSEYLTVKDPLVLWRDLKERFDHLKLVVLPKARYDWLHLRLQDFKSVNEYNSAMFRITSQLSLCGEKVTDEDMLEKTFSTFHVSNMLLQQQYREKGFKKYSELIACLLLAEQNNELLLKNHESRPTGASPFPEANATQFQNSGRGRGHGRRGGRGGGRGRGRGRGRDRSKCVLRENFNRGKQQNVSQKRENNYD, from the coding sequence ATGGGTCTTGGTAATACTATTGTGGAAAAAAATGAATCCTCAAACCAAGACCGTGCCAAAGCTATGATTTTTCTTCGTCATCATTTAGATGAAGGATTAAAATCAGAATATCTTACTGTTAAAGATCCTCTTGTCCTTTGGCGAGATTTGAAAGAAAGATTCGACCACCTGAAGTTGGTCGTTCTTCCAAAAGCCCGATATGATTGGCTTCACTTACGGCTGCAAGATTTTAAATCTGTCAACGAATATAATTCAGCCATGTTCAGAATCACTTCTCAATTATCATTATGTGGCGAAAAAGTCACTGATGAAGATATGTTAGAAAAAACATTTTCTACTTTTCATGTCTCTAACATGCTCCTGCAGCAGCAATATCGAGAGAAGgggtttaaaaaatattctgaacTTATTGCATGTCTTCTCTTGGCTGAACAAAACAATGAATTGTTGCTGAAAAATCATGAGTCCCGACCAACTGGTGCAAGTCCATTCCCTGAAGCGAATGCGACCCAATTTCAAAATTCTGGTCGAGGTCGTGGACATGGCCGTAGAGGTGGCCGTGGAGGAGGCCGCGGACGTGGCCGTGGCCGTGGACGTGATCGTAGTAAATGTGTGCTCCGTGAAAATTTTAACCGGGGCAAGCAACAAAATGTTTCCCAAAAGAGGGAAAATAACTACGATtag